ATGATTTTTCCGTTATCTATCAGTTCGTCAAACCATTTCTGCTGGCCTAGTGCAGGAAACTTTTCCGACTCAAGCACATCAAGTCCGGCTCCCAGGATCTTTCCTTCTTTTATCGCTTTCAATACTGCTGATGTGTTTACTATTTCGCCTCTTGCCGTATTCAGGAGAAATATCGGTTTTTTAAAGTGAAAAAGGTATTCATCATCAACCAGCTGTCGGGTTTCTCTGGTTAAGGGAATGTGCAGGCTCAGGATATCGGTATGTTTGACGATCTGCTCCATGCTGACTTCCTTTACGAACTCGTCGCCAAATCCGCTCTTATATTTATCATAAGCAATGATGTTCACATCAAAGCCCCGTAGTTTTTTAGCGAAACTGCTTCCCATGAAGCCGTATCCGATTACCCCTACCGTTTTACCACTTAGTTCAATACCCCGGTTGCCTTCCCTGTCCCAGATACCGTTTCTTATTTCCGCATCTCCCTTCCGGAGATTATTCATAAGCGACAGGAGCATCCCGATGGCGTGTTCAGCCACAGCATCCCGGTTACCTTCAGGTGCATTAAGGCATACGATGTTCTTCTGTTTCGCAGTTTGTTCATCAATGTTATCCATGCCCGCGCCGGCGCGTATGATAAACTTTAGATTTACAGCGGCTTCCATTATTTCGCTGTCGATGTTGAATTTGGTACGGATCGCAAGTCCATCATAGTCATGGATGACTGCCAGGGTTTGTTCTCTTGTATATTCAGGGAAGTCGTCTACGATATATCCAAGACTTTGCGCCTTTTCTTTAAATGCGGGGTGAAGTTTATCTGCGATGAGAATTTTAGCCATGTGTGTTACGTAAGATAGTGCGAATTTCGTGCTTCTTAATTCTTTATCTGTAAGCTGTTTGTCAGTTTCACAAAGTCGTCTACTGTCAATCGCTCCGCCCGCAGGTCAAGCACG
The window above is part of the Arcticibacter tournemirensis genome. Proteins encoded here:
- a CDS encoding 2-hydroxyacid dehydrogenase; its protein translation is MAKILIADKLHPAFKEKAQSLGYIVDDFPEYTREQTLAVIHDYDGLAIRTKFNIDSEIMEAAVNLKFIIRAGAGMDNIDEQTAKQKNIVCLNAPEGNRDAVAEHAIGMLLSLMNNLRKGDAEIRNGIWDREGNRGIELSGKTVGVIGYGFMGSSFAKKLRGFDVNIIAYDKYKSGFGDEFVKEVSMEQIVKHTDILSLHIPLTRETRQLVDDEYLFHFKKPIFLLNTARGEIVNTSAVLKAIKEGKILGAGLDVLESEKFPALGQQKWFDELIDNGKIILSPHVAGWTIESYRKISEVLGHKLEQLKPGKTIN